From the genome of Sandaracinaceae bacterium, one region includes:
- a CDS encoding neutral/alkaline non-lysosomal ceramidase N-terminal domain-containing protein, which yields MPQTDLCLMGWGVPTNVGRSKGTALCARALVLGTPGSIAFVYVCLDLCFISTEVRERVFVALQRRGLACASERLLLTATHTHSSLGGYTRDVFYASSGPGFSEANTTAIVEAVAGSVHAAHGRLRAASAYVHQGPLAAPSPVAFNRSLAAYNRNHDVRPLGASERHEAVPDHLTVLRVDARETGTPMAIVSWFGLHGTCVHADQNVFHADHPGATADHVEREASRRGWADVVAIASQSVCGDVTPNHRFDAARRCRVGASEDDFAAAKRIGRLVGARVLELAEVAREDGVELSGNVQCSLTWIDPVGAPVSPEFAYGRRDATTDPPTLGLAFAFGTAEGPGPARPARWLQQRFRRVVGALPRHFGVGRRWSKLPLWSFGPRAPAKILGFLPAHERFLTHVPNRFLRYIGREVHEHGLDTPWVPRLLPSQLIRVGTLVLCAVPFEPTTHAGTRLQRTVRAHARDTTHIVVCGYANDYASYLCTDEEYLEQAYEGASTLFGRWTLGAWQTVVKRQTVSMLAARDSPAPLREQMSGRVQLRAPSSAQLDAALARRHASR from the coding sequence GTGCCGCAAACCGATCTCTGTCTGATGGGTTGGGGCGTCCCGACGAACGTCGGACGGTCGAAGGGAACCGCGCTCTGCGCTCGGGCCCTCGTCCTGGGCACACCGGGGTCCATCGCGTTCGTGTACGTCTGCTTGGACCTGTGCTTCATCAGCACCGAGGTCCGCGAGCGCGTGTTCGTCGCGCTCCAGCGCAGGGGCCTCGCGTGCGCGAGCGAACGCCTCCTGCTCACCGCGACCCACACTCACTCGTCGCTTGGTGGCTACACCCGTGACGTGTTCTACGCGTCCTCCGGTCCTGGCTTCTCCGAGGCGAACACTACCGCGATCGTCGAAGCCGTGGCTGGCTCGGTGCACGCCGCACACGGACGTCTTCGCGCAGCGAGCGCGTACGTCCACCAGGGGCCGCTGGCAGCACCATCGCCCGTCGCGTTCAATCGTTCACTCGCCGCCTACAACCGGAACCACGACGTACGCCCGCTGGGGGCTTCGGAACGGCATGAGGCCGTGCCCGACCACCTCACGGTCCTGCGCGTGGATGCCCGCGAGACGGGCACACCGATGGCGATCGTCTCCTGGTTCGGCCTGCACGGTACGTGCGTCCACGCGGACCAGAACGTCTTCCACGCGGACCACCCCGGAGCGACCGCGGACCACGTCGAACGCGAAGCTTCCCGCCGCGGCTGGGCCGACGTCGTCGCCATCGCGTCGCAGAGCGTGTGTGGCGACGTCACGCCGAACCATCGCTTCGACGCCGCGCGCCGGTGCAGAGTTGGCGCTTCGGAGGACGACTTCGCGGCGGCCAAACGCATCGGGCGTTTGGTGGGGGCGCGCGTGCTCGAGCTGGCAGAGGTCGCCCGCGAGGATGGAGTGGAGCTGAGTGGCAACGTCCAATGCTCCCTCACGTGGATCGACCCCGTGGGCGCCCCGGTCTCGCCCGAGTTCGCGTACGGACGTCGAGACGCGACGACGGACCCACCCACGCTCGGCCTGGCGTTCGCGTTCGGGACGGCTGAGGGCCCGGGCCCTGCTCGCCCCGCGCGGTGGCTGCAGCAGCGTTTTCGTCGCGTGGTCGGCGCTCTGCCACGGCACTTCGGCGTCGGGCGGCGATGGAGCAAGCTCCCGTTGTGGTCGTTCGGCCCACGAGCGCCGGCCAAGATCCTCGGCTTCCTCCCCGCGCACGAACGATTTCTCACCCATGTTCCGAACCGCTTCCTTCGGTACATCGGACGCGAGGTCCACGAACACGGGCTCGACACTCCGTGGGTTCCGCGTCTCCTACCGTCACAGCTCATCCGTGTTGGAACGCTCGTTCTCTGCGCGGTTCCCTTCGAGCCGACGACTCATGCCGGCACGCGCCTTCAGCGCACTGTGCGCGCTCACGCCCGCGATACAACGCACATTGTCGTGTGCGGATACGCCAACGACTACGCGAGCTACCTGTGCACGGACGAAGAATATTTGGAGCAAGCCTACGAAGGCGCATCCACACTGTTTGGCCGGTGGACACTGGGCGCGTGGCAGACCGTGGTCAAGAGGCAGACCGTTTCGATGCTCGCCGCGCGGGATTCGCCAGCGCCACTGCGCGAGCAGATGAGCGGCCGCGTCCAGCTGCGCGCTCCATCATCCGCGCAGCTGGACGCGGCCCTGGCCCGGCGCCACGCATCAAGGTGA
- the tnpB gene encoding IS66 family insertion sequence element accessory protein TnpB: MLSLPPTVRVFVAVDPVDMRGSFDSLAGAVRRLGLDPVDGHLYLFMNKRRRIAKALWFDGSGWCVLAKRLEAGSFQVPPFDGAQTQVQIDGTAFASLLAGIDFTAARQGWYRRARTDVGR; this comes from the coding sequence GTGCTGAGCCTGCCACCGACGGTGCGCGTGTTCGTGGCGGTGGACCCGGTCGACATGCGTGGCTCGTTCGACTCCCTGGCGGGCGCGGTGCGTCGGCTGGGGCTCGACCCCGTGGACGGGCACCTGTACTTGTTCATGAACAAGCGTCGACGGATCGCGAAGGCGTTGTGGTTCGATGGCTCGGGTTGGTGCGTTCTTGCGAAGCGGTTGGAGGCTGGAAGCTTTCAAGTTCCACCCTTCGATGGTGCACAAACCCAGGTGCAGATCGACGGAACGGCGTTCGCGTCGCTGCTCGCCGGCATCGACTTCACGGCGGCGCGGCAGGGCTGGTATCGACGGGCACGAACGGACGTTGGTCGGTAG
- a CDS encoding ATP-binding protein, giving the protein MKTDRAARPDHPGVADGSRRGETFLATALGHIACRHRFQVMLTRADDMLRRLKQSRVDNSRDALMVELTTVDLLIIDDFALEPMTRDEGRDIYQLFVERNGRAPTIVTSNRDTAEWIATSDDVLLAQSAVDRSINNAYDLVVEGESYRHRLKPKVTGDEAPPTVPINRPDHPIRRGRR; this is encoded by the coding sequence GTGAAGACTGACCGAGCTGCCCGCCCCGATCATCCCGGTGTCGCTGATGGGTCACGGCGTGGGGAGACATTCCTCGCGACCGCTCTCGGCCACATCGCATGCAGGCACCGCTTCCAGGTCATGCTCACCCGCGCTGACGACATGCTGCGGCGACTCAAGCAGAGCCGCGTCGACAACTCGCGCGACGCGTTGATGGTGGAGCTGACCACGGTCGACCTGCTCATCATCGACGACTTCGCGCTCGAGCCGATGACCCGTGACGAAGGTCGCGACATCTACCAGCTCTTCGTCGAGCGCAACGGCCGCGCCCCCACCATCGTGACGAGCAACCGCGACACTGCGGAGTGGATCGCGACCTCTGACGACGTCCTGCTCGCCCAGAGTGCCGTCGACCGATCCATCAACAACGCCTACGACCTCGTCGTCGAAGGCGAGTCGTACCGACATCGGCTCAAGCCGAAGGTCACCGGCGACGAGGCTCCCCCGACGGTCCCGATCAACAGGCCCGACCACCCCATCCGCCGGGGGCGGCGGTAG
- a CDS encoding DUF3124 domain-containing protein: MTDLPRVSSAPHPLLACSLALLLPLTSACDDPGATSGSTDPASPTTRTAPTDEPVADPPPEAEPAGGPRLRTVYVPAYSVLPRGTNLDRSALLSVLLSVRNVDSTATVTLTHVDYFDTSGHRVRRYLDAPRRLRPLETAEFTVETNDATGGSGANFLVYWEGPSDAHPLLTETVMVGHLGSGHVAFTSRGVELDRRPNPSSFEAEESPASGSAQAP; the protein is encoded by the coding sequence GTGACCGACCTCCCGCGCGTCTCGTCCGCCCCGCACCCGCTCCTCGCCTGCTCGCTCGCGCTGCTGCTGCCCCTCACGAGCGCGTGCGACGACCCGGGAGCGACGAGCGGCTCGACCGACCCCGCGTCGCCCACCACGCGCACCGCACCCACCGACGAGCCCGTCGCCGACCCACCGCCCGAGGCCGAGCCCGCCGGAGGGCCGCGCCTGCGCACCGTCTACGTGCCCGCCTACTCGGTGCTGCCCCGGGGCACCAACCTCGACCGCTCGGCGCTGCTCTCGGTGCTGCTCTCCGTGCGCAACGTGGACTCGACCGCCACCGTGACGCTCACGCACGTGGACTACTTCGACACGTCGGGGCACCGCGTACGTCGCTACCTGGACGCCCCGCGGCGCCTGCGCCCGCTCGAGACGGCCGAGTTCACGGTGGAGACGAACGACGCCACGGGCGGCTCGGGCGCGAACTTCCTCGTGTACTGGGAGGGCCCCTCGGACGCGCACCCGCTGCTGACGGAGACGGTCATGGTCGGGCACCTCGGCAGCGGTCACGTGGCGTTCACCTCCCGTGGCGTGGAGCTCGACCGGCGCCCGAACCCGTCGAGCTTCGAGGCCGAGGAGAGCCCGGCGTCGGGGAGCGCGCAGGCCCCCTGA
- a CDS encoding transcriptional repressor, whose product MQRVSKSEVRSRVQAAGLRATAPRVAVYQLLLESPRPLSHGEVVTQLASPDWDQATIYRNLLKLVEAQLAWVASHVGGVARYAARHGDEEPHYHPHFSCRTCGAVECLPKARLASPVDPRWREALADAELQLVGECPSCRETASAG is encoded by the coding sequence ATGCAGCGCGTGTCCAAGAGCGAGGTGAGGAGCCGGGTGCAGGCCGCCGGTCTGCGCGCGACGGCGCCGCGCGTGGCCGTGTATCAGCTACTGCTCGAGAGCCCGCGCCCCCTCTCGCACGGCGAGGTGGTGACCCAGCTGGCGAGCCCGGACTGGGACCAGGCCACGATCTACCGCAACCTGCTCAAGCTGGTCGAGGCGCAGCTGGCGTGGGTGGCCAGCCACGTGGGCGGCGTGGCGCGTTACGCGGCGCGCCACGGGGACGAGGAGCCGCACTACCACCCGCACTTCTCGTGCCGCACGTGCGGGGCGGTCGAGTGCCTGCCCAAGGCGCGCTTGGCCTCGCCTGTGGATCCGCGCTGGCGCGAGGCGCTGGCGGACGCGGAGCTGCAGCTGGTGGGCGAGTGCCCCAGCTGCCGCGAGACGGCGTCCGCAGGCTGA
- a CDS encoding NAD-binding protein yields the protein MPASHHARPRWQRRALSVLAFATRRGFILRAVPLISLYALTVYALANVPTLAAPTGLPRPQAVYYAFRFFALDGDGFFPRSTVPAENALMWFVLFADPALTAGAVFEVLLRFWRVVRSASARIAAMDAPVVVCGFGTHGRIVAEYAVRAGRDVVVVERAVADVDAMMVGGRSVPVIVGDMTSASVLRAAGVERAEAVWFTAGDPLINLKAAVVARESVPPDRPGTRALVPMVDDDLAESLLLECVGDRGIEAFRQFDSAAQRLLAQPAIAAALSRCDAADTRVAIIGFGRFGRAVFRALLHAKGCCAEDVPDGGARCIEVVDQHGTHREPYAREEAASAGWTFVASQHRDAEEWTASALTSPPTVAFFCTDNDSLNLRSAALLRQAGGAGIEVVLRMTNPLHEGEQRVSGVTVHSVAELLRAKLEEAFRS from the coding sequence ATGCCCGCCTCGCACCACGCTCGTCCTCGTTGGCAGCGGCGCGCGCTGTCCGTCCTGGCCTTCGCGACGCGGCGGGGGTTCATCCTGCGCGCTGTGCCGCTCATCTCGCTGTACGCGCTCACGGTGTATGCGCTCGCGAACGTGCCCACCCTGGCGGCCCCGACGGGGCTGCCTCGACCGCAGGCCGTGTACTACGCGTTCCGCTTCTTCGCGTTGGACGGTGACGGCTTCTTTCCACGCTCGACCGTCCCGGCGGAGAACGCGCTCATGTGGTTCGTGCTGTTCGCCGACCCTGCGCTCACGGCCGGCGCCGTGTTCGAGGTGCTGCTGCGCTTCTGGCGCGTGGTGCGGTCTGCCAGTGCCCGCATCGCGGCGATGGACGCGCCGGTGGTGGTGTGCGGGTTCGGCACGCACGGGCGCATCGTGGCGGAGTACGCCGTGCGGGCCGGGCGCGACGTGGTGGTCGTGGAGCGCGCCGTGGCCGACGTGGACGCCATGATGGTGGGCGGGCGCAGCGTGCCGGTCATCGTGGGCGACATGACCTCGGCCTCGGTGCTGCGGGCTGCGGGGGTGGAGCGCGCGGAGGCCGTGTGGTTCACGGCGGGGGATCCGCTCATCAACCTCAAGGCGGCTGTGGTCGCAAGGGAGAGCGTGCCCCCTGACCGCCCGGGTACGCGCGCGCTGGTGCCCATGGTGGACGACGACCTGGCCGAGAGCCTGCTGCTCGAGTGCGTCGGCGACCGGGGCATCGAGGCGTTTCGGCAGTTCGATTCGGCGGCGCAGCGGCTCCTCGCCCAGCCCGCCATCGCCGCCGCCCTCTCGCGCTGCGACGCCGCCGACACGCGGGTCGCCATCATCGGCTTCGGGCGCTTCGGGCGCGCGGTGTTTCGCGCCCTCTTGCACGCGAAGGGGTGCTGCGCCGAGGACGTCCCCGATGGCGGCGCGCGCTGCATCGAGGTGGTGGATCAGCACGGGACCCACCGCGAGCCCTACGCGCGCGAGGAGGCCGCCTCCGCCGGCTGGACGTTCGTGGCATCCCAACACCGTGACGCCGAGGAGTGGACCGCGTCGGCGCTCACCAGCCCGCCCACGGTGGCCTTCTTCTGCACGGACAACGACTCGCTCAACCTGCGCAGCGCGGCGCTGCTGCGGCAGGCCGGGGGCGCAGGCATCGAGGTGGTGCTGCGCATGACCAACCCGCTGCACGAGGGCGAGCAGCGGGTCTCGGGCGTGACGGTGCACAGCGTGGCCGAGCTGCTGCGCGCGAAGCTGGAGGAGGCTTTTCGGAGCTGA
- a CDS encoding PKD domain-containing protein, whose protein sequence is MSALVRAAVMVGVFVSVASWSGRAAAQGPTAAFTFTVTGDTVFLTDTSTGPAAITSWTWMFGDGGGSIAQNPIHDYCTSIGQCSSGPHTVTLTVSDGNGRSDTVSMLITLETPGASYTTDISGLTVVFTDTSTPGASAITSWLWDFGDGGTSTQQNPTHTYATGGMYTVCLTPVNDQGASASCGQVTVASPPVAAFTHQVNDLTVALTDTSTAANGANVVAWAWDFGDGNTSTQQNPSHTYSAGGTYTVTLTVTASAGGTDTVSSMITVSAPAPTCSITAPAMSSTVSSLATLIVDADQFGSGTVALLFEWSTDGGSTFHAATAATGSPTSNPATGITTPATNVSFAWDLVADAVAPSTATAAIVRVTVTGASTGTCALNSLTVDPARCGDGVVAGSEVCDDDNNTDGDGCSANCLSDETCGNGVLDAASEVCDDDNNTDGDGCSADCLSDETCGNGMLDTSVGEACDDENTTDGDGCQADCALPVCGDGVLDTGEGCDDDNEANGDGCSSDCTIETSGGGGCSVGSPRDHSVLWLLLACAAWFTRRRARAAVPKG, encoded by the coding sequence ATGAGTGCGTTGGTCCGCGCAGCGGTCATGGTGGGGGTCTTCGTGTCGGTCGCGAGCTGGAGCGGCCGCGCTGCCGCCCAGGGGCCCACGGCGGCGTTCACGTTCACTGTCACGGGTGACACGGTGTTCCTGACGGACACGTCCACCGGCCCAGCCGCCATCACGAGCTGGACGTGGATGTTCGGTGACGGTGGGGGCTCCATCGCCCAGAACCCCATCCACGACTACTGCACCTCGATCGGGCAGTGCTCTTCCGGGCCCCACACCGTCACCCTGACCGTCTCGGACGGAAACGGCCGCAGCGACACGGTCAGCATGCTGATCACGCTGGAGACCCCTGGCGCGAGCTACACGACGGACATCTCGGGCTTGACCGTGGTCTTCACCGACACGTCGACGCCCGGCGCGTCGGCCATCACGTCATGGCTCTGGGACTTTGGCGATGGCGGGACGTCGACGCAGCAGAACCCGACGCACACGTACGCGACGGGCGGGATGTACACGGTGTGCCTCACGCCGGTGAACGACCAAGGGGCCAGCGCGTCGTGCGGCCAGGTCACGGTGGCGAGCCCGCCTGTCGCGGCCTTCACGCATCAGGTGAACGACCTGACCGTCGCCCTCACGGACACCTCCACCGCAGCCAACGGCGCCAACGTCGTCGCGTGGGCCTGGGACTTCGGTGATGGCAACACCTCGACGCAACAGAACCCCTCGCACACCTACTCGGCGGGCGGCACCTACACGGTCACGCTGACCGTGACGGCCTCGGCGGGCGGCACCGACACGGTGAGCAGCATGATCACCGTCAGCGCGCCCGCTCCGACCTGTAGCATCACCGCGCCCGCGATGAGCAGCACCGTCTCCTCGCTGGCCACGCTCATCGTGGACGCGGACCAGTTTGGCTCGGGGACTGTCGCGCTACTGTTCGAGTGGTCCACGGACGGCGGCAGCACGTTCCATGCGGCGACCGCCGCGACGGGCTCGCCCACCAGCAACCCCGCCACCGGCATCACCACGCCAGCCACGAACGTCAGCTTCGCGTGGGACTTGGTCGCGGACGCCGTGGCGCCCAGCACGGCGACAGCGGCCATCGTCCGCGTCACCGTGACGGGTGCGTCGACTGGGACCTGCGCGCTGAACAGCCTGACGGTCGACCCCGCCCGCTGCGGCGACGGCGTGGTGGCCGGAAGCGAGGTCTGTGACGACGACAACAACACGGACGGCGACGGATGCAGCGCCAACTGCCTCTCCGACGAGACCTGCGGCAACGGGGTGCTCGACGCGGCGAGTGAGGTCTGCGACGACGACAACAACACGGACGGCGACGGATGCAGCGCCGACTGCCTCTCCGACGAGACCTGCGGCAACGGCATGCTGGACACCAGCGTGGGCGAGGCTTGCGACGACGAGAACACCACGGACGGTGACGGATGCCAGGCGGACTGTGCGCTCCCAGTCTGCGGCGATGGCGTCCTCGACACCGGTGAGGGCTGCGACGACGACAACGAAGCGAACGGCGACGGTTGCTCGAGCGACTGCACGATCGAGACGTCGGGCGGCGGAGGATGCAGCGTGGGGAGCCCGCGCGACCACAGCGTCCTCTGGCTGCTGCTCGCGTGCGCGGCCTGGTTCACGCGGCGGCGGGCGCGTGCGGCGGTCCCGAAAGGCTGA
- a CDS encoding DUF2461 domain-containing protein has translation MTFQGFGKDTVAFLAGLSAHNDKAWFDAHRADYDAHFVAPALAFAEAVGAKLQALDPDVVIEPRVNGNLFRINRDVRFSKDKTPYKDHLDMWFWAGERNRGSGFFLRVTPTHVLLGAGLHMLQKADLDAYREAVADDARGVALTKALERCERAGYRVDGSHYKKVPAGYAADHPRAALLRHAYLAVVHEQPHPSELGSKAFVTWCAKHWKAMLPVHTFMREVLS, from the coding sequence ATGACGTTCCAAGGCTTCGGCAAAGACACGGTGGCGTTCCTCGCGGGTCTCTCTGCCCACAACGACAAGGCGTGGTTCGACGCGCACCGCGCCGACTACGACGCGCACTTCGTCGCGCCCGCGCTGGCCTTCGCGGAGGCCGTGGGCGCAAAGCTGCAAGCGCTCGACCCCGACGTGGTCATCGAGCCGCGCGTCAACGGCAACCTCTTCCGCATCAACCGCGACGTGCGCTTCTCCAAGGACAAGACACCCTACAAGGACCACCTCGACATGTGGTTCTGGGCCGGCGAGCGCAACCGCGGATCGGGCTTCTTCCTGCGCGTCACGCCCACCCACGTGCTGCTCGGCGCGGGGCTGCACATGCTGCAGAAGGCCGACCTCGACGCCTACCGAGAAGCGGTGGCTGACGACGCTCGCGGCGTGGCCCTCACCAAGGCGCTCGAGCGCTGCGAGCGCGCCGGCTACCGCGTGGACGGGTCGCACTACAAGAAGGTCCCGGCGGGCTACGCCGCCGACCACCCGCGCGCCGCGCTGCTACGCCACGCCTACCTGGCCGTGGTGCATGAGCAGCCCCACCCGAGCGAGCTCGGCAGCAAGGCCTTCGTCACCTGGTGCGCGAAGCACTGGAAGGCGATGCTGCCGGTCCACACGTTCATGCGGGAGGTGCTCAGCTGA
- a CDS encoding FAD-binding protein: MGSLVISGVFSRGTDGFFHPTDEDDLRTLVDFARGSGRRVRVRGSIHSIPGAIYSGSDGPDAAHMDVMLDRMIRVSFDDTRREVTVQAGCHLGRDPRDHTRTSRWESSLTTQLERRGWALPDLGGVTHQTVAGFLMTGSAGGSTRHSIYDAIVCVRMMDGTGAIHRWTRDDPRFFAVASSMGLLGILVDVTFACEPRYDVIGEERITSRSGAAFQWDPAGSHDASPRPSVAEFLRATEYARFMWWPQRNVDRVVSWTAGRASPRDLPEHRAPSGKLTPKPYSALGDGLQNPALTPVVNYASQLVAGAFYDSMAQSRRHRDTLLRALPPSSVVLSKLRDTFEEHVFPAVLDVFLPENTNSHQRFWGPWHHVLPMDNQMVDAFLPTDFTELWFDIDQADEVMCALQTHFHRGGLSATGTFLFEFYACSSSDFWMHPSYARDSFRVDVFWFKRNRGEAATFFEQFWQLLAPFGYRVHWGKHFPSWSSDPMRGCLASYPRVRDFLALRAACDPDGTFLNPHWSGLVAYGES; the protein is encoded by the coding sequence ATGGGGTCGCTGGTAATCAGCGGCGTGTTTTCGCGAGGGACAGACGGATTCTTCCATCCAACCGATGAGGACGACCTCCGAACCCTCGTAGATTTCGCGCGAGGTTCGGGTCGCCGCGTGCGCGTTCGTGGTTCCATCCACTCCATCCCGGGCGCCATCTACAGTGGCTCAGACGGCCCCGATGCGGCGCACATGGACGTCATGCTGGACCGCATGATCCGGGTTTCTTTCGATGACACGCGACGAGAGGTGACCGTCCAAGCGGGATGCCACCTTGGTCGAGATCCACGCGACCACACCCGAACGTCGCGGTGGGAGTCGTCGTTGACGACGCAGCTCGAGCGACGGGGCTGGGCGCTGCCGGACCTCGGCGGCGTGACGCACCAGACCGTCGCGGGATTCCTCATGACTGGTTCGGCCGGGGGTAGCACCCGCCATTCGATCTACGACGCCATCGTGTGCGTCCGGATGATGGACGGCACGGGCGCAATCCACCGCTGGACCCGAGACGATCCACGCTTCTTCGCGGTAGCCAGCTCGATGGGGCTGCTGGGGATCCTCGTCGATGTCACGTTCGCGTGCGAGCCGCGCTACGACGTCATCGGAGAGGAGCGAATCACGTCGCGCTCGGGCGCCGCGTTTCAGTGGGACCCCGCTGGTTCTCACGACGCATCGCCGCGTCCCTCGGTGGCCGAGTTCCTCCGCGCGACGGAGTACGCGCGCTTCATGTGGTGGCCACAACGCAACGTCGACCGCGTCGTGTCGTGGACCGCGGGCCGCGCGTCGCCGCGCGACCTCCCCGAGCACCGGGCGCCTTCCGGCAAGCTGACGCCCAAGCCGTACTCCGCGCTGGGTGATGGTCTGCAAAACCCCGCTCTCACGCCCGTGGTCAACTACGCATCACAGCTCGTGGCAGGAGCGTTCTACGACTCCATGGCCCAGTCGCGCCGCCACCGAGACACGCTGCTGCGGGCACTGCCACCGTCGAGCGTCGTATTGAGCAAGCTCCGCGACACATTCGAAGAGCACGTATTTCCCGCGGTGCTCGACGTATTCCTTCCCGAGAACACGAACTCCCACCAGCGGTTCTGGGGTCCATGGCACCACGTCTTGCCAATGGACAACCAGATGGTCGACGCCTTTCTCCCCACGGACTTCACCGAGCTCTGGTTCGACATCGACCAAGCGGACGAGGTGATGTGCGCGCTCCAAACGCACTTTCATCGCGGAGGACTGTCCGCGACGGGCACGTTTCTCTTCGAGTTCTACGCGTGTTCGTCCTCGGACTTCTGGATGCACCCGTCCTACGCACGAGACTCGTTTCGCGTCGATGTATTTTGGTTCAAGCGGAATCGTGGAGAGGCGGCCACGTTCTTCGAGCAGTTCTGGCAGCTCCTCGCGCCCTTTGGGTACCGGGTGCACTGGGGCAAGCACTTCCCGTCTTGGTCATCGGACCCGATGCGTGGCTGCCTCGCGTCATACCCGCGCGTGCGCGACTTCTTGGCACTCCGCGCCGCGTGCGACCCAGACGGAACGTTTCTGAACCCTCATTGGAGCGGGCTGGTGGCCTATGGCGAGAGCTAG